The following are from one region of the Clostridia bacterium genome:
- a CDS encoding RHS repeat-associated core domain-containing protein gives MKKKNTLYKLISYLVIFIFTFQCSIGIYADNMSMNTGDKGNSSIKKEKKIPELDGAKVKKPHKIPNGLLKKADAFEKWKNKKELLENRTENSKTYLNEDGTKTSVIFFQTIHVKDSEGKFIEIDSSLVEIAGKGNKYAYKNKTGLFDVYFTGKEGKQASYKVQKGNISIEISPEDAINGDMIVEGSQVFYSTNKVGIGYLYTVHELGVKEDIIVSSYREDLEFTYEMDVNGPAEVVEQDGTILITDKKTGENVFALSAPYMEDAQGTLSNSIELRLEQNGGSYSITLIPDDQWLKDAARAYPVKIDPSATIGSSEISDNFVQQIKPRYSHNLEDMIYVGYDDGIRSTNSPQFDNYKGKTRGYMGFILPQEITDEVKIQSAELKLYKYTHWLIPRDEDNLTYRSARLGESVEREVQLYKILQYIDINGVTYETQPAPDADEEPDEFDEYFQYKTSTTINQETKWYQWDIKSLIEDWTKEDNYGIMLKLENESEQADCFYSTNNDDNKPCVEIIYTDMPVEDPVEPSLGDLELVLERNDIMENGVAYAKGTVEYDAGSDEEDEEDSEDSEDSEGSEGEEEEKTNRLTIEYKLMPDGGTGEIVEENFDIYNWETEHFNLDLDKAYWVEAHITVEEWEEPEEPEEPSPPADGETEVDTGEEDSEEPEPEGEYKIIEEKDLASRKFVVCEVQPGDTLRRLAKHYLGDGNKYNEIYQLNKLTNEALTVGQKLFVYTEKAQPYNYKQPNSITPEMELKDEVSGTEYKNAEEAAQYVNSNTGAFSYAHEDFSFPVYNINVSFVRSHVSTLENRKSPFGDKWDYSYNKYLSFYKDGTIGYSRGDGSRIYFRKSGSTYVTNAATHDILTAAGEYYVIKTPENILYRFGKTGLLTNINDRNNNTIKVQYDDNDWQTIITDPVNRQVKLEYLDSGSPWCGNISSVTLPDNSKISFVYGAGSNKLEKYIDAEQFGTVYGYDDKMRVRTITPARQYTIITNEYTDDGRVLVQQDGENNSVSFDYDPGMTTFKDAEQNIYTYYYNSRKWLTKKAYPGYKYENYEHTGKGDVNRFTDRMRNNHVYEYNDLGYIKKYTRPDNNAMLLTYKEGYLLETAQDFERNITEYHYDSNNNLEQKIQYYYEGGIRKSAVTDYDFTTKGLLVSQKDADNVTVTIDNSSYPQAQKISYGSNEYEYNYDSMGRIITITDPKLNVTRIAHDRNGRVTAVQHPGSLDVYRAAYYDYDENGNLKCETTSRTLPDGSGSPIKIYDYDGNDRLKTITDVYGYTITYDYDGNGNIKTEEDQENGLTSYDYDEMDRLTDITYPGYDQPTYTYGYDNINNITHVEEADGDSTDYVYDYSINKVKTITRKNITQTLQGMYTFQTEGSTNQHKVSFEYDEMGNLTKEIGNDVNTKDYLYDDLYRVKKITEPGNKITTVDYSDSGRIKKIKDSKDITFIYDYNPIGQLEETEERYIDPVTQQLISTSTGYTYDDNGNIKTIENGEGKTTVYDYNEINKISEVTDPMYKTISYEYDEDGNMRAVTGGEDNTTYMEYDGLNRLYTTSIPEADDTKYTYLYDGRGLIKHYIDPMQNITEYRYDTTGRLDELEKDIYGSDAQLEKYDYYPDGTLQKITYPDNITKEFGYDFMDRPVSIKDRAGMVQSISYTAAGKPEDIIKTKGSTLVDKAHYEYDGFGRVESLTDIMGRTEVYDYDRIGNISAIKGIDGNTTAYNFDPKGRIRQVIDPESKLTEIEYNNVDQIISMKKTGNRTYSYQYDDSGNLKTITDPLNNTTEYLYNDNNMVKQIINARNYTKKYDYNALNKLKTVTDERDNTTVYDYYPGGSLQSVTDPKNNTTAYTYDGQNRIKTIENALNETTGYTYDPMDNIKTMTDERGVRTVYSYTPDGKELTVSDTQGNTTIKAYNIKGELQRVTDQEGRITAYQYDDAHRIRKVTESGGYAKNYIYDSITGDIERIYDNSAKSTTYVYDKMHRLLTETNEQQHITSYTYDDFGNLKTKQIPDGNITTYGYDELDRITSILAPEYKFTEIGYDEVGNIDYMVKPENQRYDYTYDAANNLAKILDPLGQETEYTYDASNNIATMQDPSGNLYTYNYDALNRLQSIADLTNGGTGYQYDESGNLSTFTDGNGNTTFYEYDSSNRLISVKDPEANITKYTYYKDGRLESMTDGRGDSSYYTYDTAGNLSSFENPLGEVKKFEYTLLGQIKKITKPDEKQINYRYDQYNRLNSILYPGGDTVSYQYDEFNRKTGMTDINGVSNYEYDGMDRLTTYIDPADEEVNYEYDEKGRKTKIVYPDGKIVSYDYDEHDRLVTVTDREGRETTYTYDEAGRRKTTTYPNGITTTHEYDQKNRITKISSISSSGGTVEKIEYEYDGAGNKTKEEIWKEDKHYLRAYDYYKNNTIKSMEETGDNNAKYSYSYDGAGNVTEKTIIEDGKTTQYTYTYDESNRMTRQAENGITTRTYKYDLNGNRIQRILSDETDGDTVEGVPEQAAVEQTAENALQAEEEAVVPEEEALESSTGTAKGKGKSSGKKGGAKTEATEETNAESMVLENTGEESEAGAEEEPAAGVEVAEEALQEESTVRKTADYYYYDDADRLVEIVEHSGKVFTYGYDGEGNRLWRTYSQSTAVKPPVQEGERLQVPPGKIKGNDKDKNNGKNEDSDNEKGNGNGENEKSEPGSKGGKLGWKDGTNGLLFAAAGDIRMSISMLIAYDKGGGKGNGKGGDNDKDNGNGGGNNGDKDKDNSNDGDKIKGNDSKGNGKDKINERGKGKNKEHINRGKHLGWYKRLDHPQNPGGIDLNNPEVFEVTNYINDISVENEEVLMTTDIDGNYRGVYTYGIERISAEDLVSIEGRPNNPLYYLYDAIGTTTSITNMNAGIIDSNRFAPYGEPLDPVAKNSRLTNSPFGFTGEMHDLEGGLVYLRARYYEPKTMQFIQQDTMFGDTMEPLTRNLYIYGNANPLTYVDPSGHWAVVDRWTKDINYYRQNWERFLGVYEPESYKALQNTELYKQYEDEMKNSNIYTREGAYSFSGKYRKILEYKPTEEEAVEFLKGRQWFKDKYSVNGKLYRYQLRLKYEAWRDELEGAKTVLSWMPVPTDMIAYIYEQSNGYVEGNSITSEFSATSNFLLWGAGKYIGKLGKPVLKKVVDRLDNANNAISTYGSLFGINIESLDLPIETEKTFGKDGIINKDKIAYDLMKRAYIPLYGNTKNDLVQGVDMTYAYIDVYRFFFLQPFGTRFIGSTSPDGSPRKSLYEYSLEMKNVGNRHETRYETLNRLIVEEETRWDNNNSISTKREAAMDKFKVLVSQCDSMLDELVEQLKGMYLNRTE, from the coding sequence TTGAAGAAAAAGAACACACTATATAAGTTAATCAGTTATCTGGTTATTTTTATCTTTACATTCCAATGCAGCATTGGTATTTATGCAGATAATATGTCGATGAATACCGGGGATAAAGGGAACTCCTCTATAAAAAAAGAGAAGAAAATACCAGAACTGGACGGAGCCAAAGTTAAGAAGCCTCATAAGATACCCAATGGACTGTTGAAAAAAGCTGACGCTTTTGAAAAATGGAAGAACAAAAAGGAGCTATTGGAAAACCGAACGGAGAATTCCAAAACCTATCTGAATGAGGACGGAACAAAGACCTCGGTCATATTCTTCCAGACAATCCATGTAAAGGATTCAGAAGGGAAATTTATTGAGATAGATAGCAGTCTTGTGGAAATAGCAGGCAAGGGTAATAAGTATGCCTATAAAAATAAAACAGGCCTGTTTGATGTTTACTTTACCGGGAAAGAAGGCAAACAAGCAAGCTATAAAGTGCAAAAAGGGAATATATCAATAGAAATAAGTCCAGAAGATGCAATAAATGGGGATATGATTGTCGAGGGCAGCCAGGTGTTCTACTCCACCAACAAAGTGGGCATAGGCTATCTATACACGGTACATGAACTTGGTGTTAAAGAGGACATCATAGTATCAAGCTACAGGGAAGACTTGGAATTCACATATGAAATGGATGTGAACGGTCCTGCAGAAGTGGTTGAGCAGGATGGGACAATACTGATAACCGACAAGAAAACCGGAGAAAACGTATTTGCACTGTCAGCTCCATATATGGAAGATGCCCAGGGAACCCTGTCTAACAGCATAGAATTAAGGCTTGAGCAAAATGGAGGCAGCTATAGCATCACTCTGATACCTGACGATCAATGGCTCAAGGATGCAGCAAGGGCATATCCTGTAAAGATCGATCCAAGTGCTACTATAGGAAGCAGTGAGATTTCAGATAACTTTGTACAGCAAATAAAGCCAAGGTATTCACATAATCTTGAGGATATGATTTACGTAGGATATGATGACGGTATTAGGAGCACAAATTCACCTCAATTTGACAATTATAAAGGCAAGACAAGAGGTTATATGGGATTTATATTGCCTCAGGAGATTACCGACGAGGTAAAAATACAATCGGCGGAGCTAAAACTATATAAATATACACATTGGTTGATTCCAAGAGATGAAGACAATTTAACCTATAGAAGCGCAAGACTGGGGGAAAGTGTAGAAAGGGAAGTTCAGCTATATAAAATACTACAGTATATTGATATTAATGGTGTTACTTACGAGACACAACCTGCTCCGGATGCTGATGAAGAGCCGGATGAATTTGATGAGTACTTTCAATATAAGACCTCAACCACAATAAATCAAGAAACTAAATGGTACCAATGGGATATCAAGTCACTCATAGAAGACTGGACAAAAGAAGATAACTATGGCATCATGCTCAAGCTCGAGAATGAAAGCGAGCAGGCGGACTGCTTCTATTCAACGAACAATGATGACAATAAGCCTTGCGTTGAAATAATATATACAGATATGCCTGTTGAAGACCCTGTAGAACCAAGTTTAGGCGACCTGGAGCTTGTACTTGAAAGGAACGACATAATGGAAAATGGAGTGGCATATGCAAAAGGGACAGTGGAGTACGATGCAGGCTCTGATGAAGAAGATGAAGAGGATTCCGAGGATTCCGAGGATTCCGAGGGCTCTGAAGGAGAAGAAGAGGAAAAAACAAACAGGCTGACGATTGAATACAAACTAATGCCTGACGGCGGTACAGGCGAGATAGTAGAAGAGAATTTCGACATATACAATTGGGAAACAGAGCATTTCAACCTGGATTTGGACAAAGCATACTGGGTAGAGGCACATATAACGGTAGAAGAATGGGAAGAACCAGAGGAACCAGAAGAACCGTCACCTCCTGCAGACGGAGAGACCGAAGTTGACACCGGGGAAGAAGACTCCGAAGAGCCTGAGCCGGAAGGTGAGTATAAAATAATCGAGGAGAAGGACCTTGCCTCAAGGAAATTTGTAGTATGCGAAGTGCAGCCCGGTGATACCTTAAGAAGGCTGGCAAAGCATTACCTCGGGGATGGAAACAAATACAACGAAATATACCAGCTTAACAAACTGACAAATGAAGCCCTTACAGTAGGGCAGAAGCTGTTTGTATATACAGAGAAAGCACAGCCATATAACTACAAGCAGCCAAACAGTATTACACCAGAGATGGAGCTAAAGGATGAAGTATCTGGGACAGAATATAAAAATGCAGAAGAAGCAGCACAATATGTAAATTCCAATACGGGAGCCTTTTCATATGCTCACGAGGACTTCTCCTTCCCGGTATACAACATAAATGTGAGCTTTGTGAGGTCCCATGTCTCGACCCTTGAAAACAGGAAAAGTCCCTTCGGAGATAAATGGGATTACAGCTACAACAAGTATCTGTCCTTCTACAAAGATGGAACAATAGGCTACAGCAGGGGTGACGGGAGCAGGATATACTTCAGGAAAAGCGGCAGCACCTATGTCACAAATGCCGCAACTCATGATATACTGACTGCTGCCGGAGAGTACTATGTGATAAAGACACCTGAGAACATACTCTATCGGTTTGGCAAGACAGGACTTCTTACAAATATAAACGACAGAAACAATAATACAATAAAGGTACAGTATGATGACAATGATTGGCAGACTATTATTACAGACCCTGTAAACAGGCAGGTCAAGCTTGAATACCTAGACAGCGGTTCTCCTTGGTGTGGAAATATCAGTTCTGTTACATTGCCGGATAATTCCAAGATAAGCTTCGTGTATGGGGCAGGCTCCAACAAGCTCGAAAAATACATAGATGCTGAGCAGTTCGGTACTGTCTATGGATATGATGACAAGATGAGGGTTAGGACTATTACCCCAGCCAGACAGTACACTATCATTACAAATGAATATACTGATGATGGAAGAGTATTAGTACAGCAGGACGGAGAGAACAACTCTGTTTCCTTTGATTACGACCCCGGCATGACTACCTTTAAAGATGCAGAGCAAAACATATATACATATTACTACAACAGCAGGAAGTGGCTTACCAAGAAAGCATACCCCGGCTACAAGTATGAGAATTATGAGCACACTGGCAAGGGTGATGTAAATAGATTCACTGACAGAATGAGAAATAATCATGTCTATGAATATAATGACCTGGGATATATAAAAAAGTATACCAGGCCTGATAACAATGCGATGTTACTGACGTATAAAGAGGGGTATTTGCTCGAAACTGCACAGGATTTCGAAAGAAACATTACCGAATATCACTATGACTCAAACAACAATCTGGAGCAGAAAATACAGTACTATTATGAAGGCGGGATCAGAAAATCTGCAGTTACAGACTATGACTTCACGACTAAGGGACTTCTCGTATCCCAGAAGGATGCAGACAATGTAACTGTTACAATAGACAACAGCAGCTATCCACAGGCACAGAAAATATCTTATGGCAGTAACGAATATGAGTATAACTATGACAGCATGGGAAGGATCATTACCATAACCGATCCTAAACTTAACGTAACAAGGATAGCACATGACCGTAACGGAAGGGTAACCGCGGTGCAACATCCTGGAAGTCTTGACGTATACAGGGCTGCATACTATGACTATGACGAAAACGGCAATCTTAAATGCGAAACAACCAGCAGGACACTTCCTGACGGCAGCGGCAGTCCGATAAAAATATATGACTATGATGGAAATGACAGACTTAAGACAATCACAGATGTATATGGCTATACCATAACATACGATTATGACGGCAACGGAAACATAAAAACTGAAGAAGATCAGGAAAACGGATTAACAAGCTATGATTATGACGAAATGGACAGGCTGACGGATATCACATACCCGGGGTATGATCAACCTACATACACTTATGGTTATGATAACATTAACAACATAACACATGTTGAGGAAGCAGACGGAGACAGCACAGATTATGTTTACGACTACAGTATAAACAAGGTTAAAACAATAACAAGAAAAAATATTACCCAAACCCTTCAAGGCATGTATACATTTCAAACAGAAGGCAGCACGAACCAGCATAAAGTGAGCTTTGAGTATGACGAAATGGGAAACCTCACTAAAGAAATCGGCAATGACGTGAACACAAAGGATTATCTTTATGATGATTTGTATAGGGTAAAGAAGATAACAGAGCCGGGAAATAAAATAACAACAGTAGATTACTCAGACTCAGGAAGAATTAAAAAAATAAAGGACAGCAAAGACATAACCTTTATATATGACTATAACCCCATTGGACAGCTTGAGGAAACGGAGGAGAGATATATTGACCCCGTTACACAGCAATTGATAAGCACCAGTACTGGATATACATACGATGATAATGGGAACATAAAGACAATCGAGAATGGCGAAGGCAAAACAACGGTATATGACTACAATGAAATAAACAAAATATCAGAAGTAACAGACCCCATGTACAAAACCATATCCTATGAATATGACGAAGATGGAAATATGCGCGCTGTAACCGGCGGGGAGGATAACACTACATACATGGAGTATGATGGGTTGAACAGATTGTATACCACCAGCATACCTGAAGCTGACGACACCAAATATACATACCTCTATGACGGCAGGGGTTTGATTAAACATTACATTGACCCTATGCAAAACATAACAGAATACAGATATGATACAACAGGCAGATTGGATGAGCTGGAAAAGGACATTTACGGCAGCGATGCACAGCTGGAGAAGTATGACTATTATCCTGACGGAACACTCCAGAAAATAACATACCCCGACAACATAACAAAAGAGTTCGGATATGATTTTATGGACAGGCCAGTATCCATAAAGGACAGGGCCGGTATGGTGCAGAGTATCTCATATACAGCAGCAGGCAAACCGGAGGACATAATAAAAACAAAAGGCAGTACATTGGTAGACAAAGCGCATTATGAATATGACGGGTTCGGAAGAGTAGAATCACTTACCGATATAATGGGAAGAACAGAAGTGTATGATTATGATAGAATCGGTAATATCAGCGCAATTAAAGGCATAGACGGGAATACAACAGCATATAACTTTGACCCTAAGGGCAGGATCAGACAGGTTATAGACCCTGAGAGCAAACTCACTGAAATAGAGTATAACAACGTGGATCAAATAATTTCAATGAAAAAAACCGGAAACAGAACCTACAGCTATCAATATGATGATTCCGGCAACCTGAAAACAATAACTGACCCACTTAATAACACAACAGAGTATCTGTACAATGACAACAATATGGTAAAGCAAATAATAAATGCAAGGAATTACACCAAGAAATATGACTATAACGCACTGAACAAACTCAAAACAGTAACGGATGAAAGGGACAACACGACTGTCTATGACTATTATCCGGGCGGCAGCTTGCAATCAGTTACCGATCCGAAAAATAATACAACAGCATATACGTATGACGGACAAAACAGGATAAAAACAATAGAAAATGCGTTGAATGAAACTACCGGCTATACTTATGACCCTATGGACAATATAAAGACAATGACGGATGAAAGGGGAGTAAGAACGGTCTACAGCTATACCCCCGACGGTAAGGAGTTGACTGTCAGTGATACACAGGGAAATACAACAATAAAGGCATATAACATAAAAGGTGAGCTGCAGAGGGTAACTGACCAGGAAGGAAGAATAACAGCCTACCAATATGATGATGCCCACCGTATAAGGAAAGTAACCGAATCAGGCGGATATGCCAAGAATTATATATATGATTCCATTACAGGAGATATAGAGAGGATATACGACAACTCAGCAAAATCAACAACATATGTCTATGACAAAATGCACAGGCTGCTTACCGAAACTAATGAACAGCAGCATATCACATCATATACCTATGATGATTTTGGCAACCTCAAAACAAAGCAAATTCCGGATGGAAATATCACAACATACGGCTATGACGAGCTAGACAGAATAACAAGCATACTTGCACCCGAATACAAGTTTACCGAGATAGGCTATGACGAGGTTGGAAACATAGACTACATGGTAAAGCCGGAGAATCAGCGATACGATTACACCTATGATGCAGCAAACAACCTTGCGAAAATACTGGATCCCCTTGGACAGGAAACAGAATACACCTATGACGCAAGCAATAACATAGCGACAATGCAGGACCCTTCAGGAAACCTATATACTTACAACTATGATGCCCTGAACAGACTTCAGAGCATAGCAGACCTTACAAATGGAGGGACAGGCTACCAGTATGACGAGTCGGGCAACCTGAGCACCTTTACAGACGGGAATGGAAATACAACATTTTACGAATATGACAGCTCAAATAGGCTGATATCGGTAAAGGACCCTGAAGCCAACATAACAAAATATACATACTACAAAGACGGCAGGCTGGAAAGCATGACAGACGGCAGAGGTGACAGCAGCTATTACACCTATGATACCGCAGGAAATCTCTCAAGCTTTGAAAATCCACTGGGAGAAGTGAAAAAGTTTGAATATACCCTTTTAGGACAAATAAAGAAAATCACAAAGCCGGATGAAAAACAGATAAATTACAGATATGACCAATACAACAGATTGAACAGCATACTATACCCGGGAGGAGATACTGTTTCCTACCAGTATGACGAGTTCAACAGAAAGACCGGAATGACAGATATAAACGGAGTAAGCAATTACGAATATGACGGAATGGATAGGCTAACAACATACATAGACCCGGCAGACGAAGAAGTAAACTACGAATATGACGAAAAAGGAAGAAAGACAAAAATAGTATATCCCGATGGGAAAATAGTAAGCTATGACTATGATGAACATGACAGGCTGGTAACGGTAACCGACAGAGAGGGCAGAGAAACAACCTACACCTATGACGAAGCAGGAAGAAGAAAAACCACAACATACCCCAACGGAATAACAACGACCCATGAATACGATCAGAAAAACAGAATAACAAAAATAAGCAGCATAAGCAGCAGTGGAGGCACAGTAGAAAAAATCGAATACGAATATGACGGAGCAGGCAACAAGACAAAAGAAGAAATATGGAAAGAAGACAAGCATTACCTGAGGGCCTATGACTACTACAAGAACAACACAATAAAGAGCATGGAAGAAACAGGTGATAACAATGCAAAGTACAGCTATAGCTACGACGGAGCAGGAAACGTAACAGAAAAGACCATAATAGAAGACGGAAAAACAACTCAATATACATATACCTATGACGAATCAAACAGGATGACTAGACAAGCAGAGAACGGAATAACCACACGCACATACAAATACGACCTGAACGGAAACAGGATACAAAGAATACTATCCGATGAAACAGACGGGGATACCGTAGAAGGAGTACCGGAGCAGGCGGCGGTAGAGCAAACAGCGGAGAATGCACTGCAGGCTGAAGAAGAGGCTGTAGTACCGGAGGAAGAAGCCTTAGAAAGCAGTACCGGAACAGCAAAAGGTAAAGGTAAGAGCAGTGGCAAGAAAGGCGGAGCAAAGACTGAAGCAACGGAAGAAACGAATGCCGAGAGTATGGTATTGGAAAACACCGGAGAAGAATCAGAGGCTGGTGCTGAAGAAGAACCTGCTGCCGGTGTTGAGGTAGCAGAAGAAGCCCTGCAGGAGGAAAGCACGGTACGGAAGACAGCGGACTATTACTATTATGATGATGCGGACAGGCTGGTAGAGATAGTAGAGCACAGCGGAAAAGTATTCACCTACGGATATGACGGGGAAGGCAACAGGTTATGGAGGACATACAGCCAGAGCACAGCAGTAAAACCCCCGGTACAAGAAGGGGAGCGTCTGCAGGTGCCACCCGGTAAGATCAAGGGTAATGATAAGGATAAAAACAACGGCAAGAACGAGGATAGTGACAATGAAAAGGGGAATGGCAACGGAGAAAACGAAAAGTCTGAACCCGGATCTAAAGGCGGAAAGCTCGGATGGAAGGATGGTACTAACGGTTTACTGTTTGCTGCTGCGGGCGATATAAGAATGAGCATTAGCATGCTCATTGCATATGACAAAGGCGGAGGCAAAGGTAACGGCAAGGGTGGCGATAATGATAAAGATAACGGCAACGGTGGTGGCAACAACGGCGACAAGGATAAAGACAACAGTAATGACGGTGATAAGATTAAAGGCAATGACAGTAAAGGCAACGGTAAGGACAAGATTAACGAACGAGGCAAAGGGAAGAACAAGGAACACATCAACAGGGGCAAGCATCTGGGCTGGTACAAGAGGTTGGATCATCCCCAAAACCCCGGAGGAATAGACCTCAACAACCCGGAAGTATTCGAGGTAACCAACTACATAAACGATATATCCGTAGAGAACGAAGAGGTACTCATGACAACGGATATTGACGGTAATTACAGAGGAGTATACACTTATGGTATAGAAAGAATAAGTGCAGAAGACCTTGTAAGCATAGAAGGACGACCCAACAACCCTCTGTACTACCTGTACGATGCCATAGGCACCACAACCTCGATAACCAACATGAATGCAGGAATAATAGACAGCAACAGGTTTGCACCTTATGGAGAACCCTTAGACCCTGTAGCAAAGAACTCGAGGCTGACAAACAGCCCCTTCGGATTTACAGGAGAGATGCATGACTTAGAGGGTGGATTGGTATACCTAAGGGCAAGGTATTATGAGCCGAAGACGATGCAATTTATCCAGCAGGACACGATGTTCGGGGACACTATGGAGCCTTTGACAAGGAATCTGTACATCTATGGTAATGCTAATCCATTGACATATGTGGATCCAAGCGGGCACTGGGCTGTTGTTGATAGATGGACAAAGGATATTAACTACTACCGCCAAAATTGGGAAAGGTTCTTAGGCGTTTATGAGCCGGAGAGTTATAAAGCATTACAGAATACAGAGCTTTATAAACAATATGAAGATGAAATGAAAAACAGTAATATTTATACAAGAGAAGGGGCATATAGCTTTTCCGGTAAATATAGAAAAATACTTGAGTACAAGCCGACCGAAGAGGAAGCTGTTGAGTTTTTAAAAGGTCGGCAATGGTTTAAAGATAAGTACTCTGTTAATGGCAAGCTGTACAGATATCAACTTAGACTTAAATATGAAGCATGGCGAGATGAGCTTGAAGGGGCGAAAACTGTTCTAAGTTGGATGCCAGTACCAACTGATATGATTGCTTATATTTATGAACAATCGAATGGATACGTTGAAGGAAATAGTATAACAAGTGAGTTTTCGGCTACTTCAAACTTCTTATTGTGGGGAGCAGGGAAATACATAGGTAAATTAGGAAAACCTGTACTAAAAAAAGTCGTTGACAGATTAGATAATGCAAATAATGCTATATCAACTTATGGAAGTCTTTTTGGTATAAATATAGAATCCCTTGATCTACCTATCGAAACAGAAAAAACTTTTGGTAAAGACGGGATTATTAATAAAGACAAAATTGCATATGACTTAATGAAGAGAGCCTATATTCCACTTTATGGAAACACGAAGAATGATTTGGTACAAGGTGTAGATATGACATACGCATATATTGATGTATACAGATTTTTCTTCTTACAACCATTTGGGACTAGATTTATTGGTAGTACTAGTCCTGATGGAAGTCCTCGGAAATCATTGTATGAATATTCATTGGAGATGAAAAATGTTGGGAATCGGCATGAGACAAGATATGAAACACTAAATCGTTTGATAGTAGAAGAAGAAACTAGATGGGATAACAATAATAGTATATCCACAAAGCGTGAAGCGGCAATGGATAAATTTAAAGTTTTGGTAAGCCAATGTGATTCAATGTTAGACGAATTAGTTGAACAGTTAAAAGGTATGTATTTAAATAGAACAGAATAA